AACTATAGAAATCATTGAAATCAATAGTGGAAAAGAAGCAAATATACATACTAATCTTTGATTTTCTGAAATTTTATTAAATAAAGTCAATACTATCAGACTGAACATAAGTCCAAAAATATTAAGGAAAAACAGCAGATTGCGATGAAAATAACTAATCCTTCTTTTTTTACGGGGCTGCATATTAGGGATAATTGAATCTTGTATTTTTTTCAGACCAAGTTTTGCATTATTAATTGTTACTATATCATCATATATTGTAATCTTATTTCTTTTGAAGCCTTTATAAAAAGCTATTTTGCACTTTGCCTGTGAAATAAATTTTACAGGTATTGATTTGGATATAGCAAGCAGCAAAAATATATTACTATTACTTTTTTGTGTAATTGTATAGGAAGGGATTAGATGCCTTAAAGGAATAGCTTTCCAGCCAATCCAAGGATTTACCTTTCCCTTTTCAATCATAATTGGATTTTTGTATGATGAGATATAATAAATCTCACCGTTTTTTAGAATAACCTTAATCAGAAAATCGTTTATTAGCTCAATATGATTTAATTCATCAGTAGTATAAAAAAAACGAATCCATTCTTCTGATGAAGTTGATGATATAGAATCTCTAATTATTAGATAATTTTGATTTGAATCCATAAAAAATTGTCTACAAACATTTCCATTGCTAAATATTCCTTCTAATTCTGTAAAAAAATTAGAATTGTCTTTTGCGTAATTTTTAATAATTCCTTTAATCTGAAAATTACCCTTATCTAAAGATGATATTGGCATAATCGTATTATGGGCTTGAAAGCTTTTTGTATAAAGCCGTTCTTTACTATTAGTATAATTCAAAAATCCAGTTTCAGAAATAATTTCTCCATCTTTATTATAATATAAAAAAGAAAGAACATCATTATGTAAATGGTTTGGAAGAATACTCTGAGTTCTAAAGAAAAGATAATTATTTTTTATATCTTGATATATCTCATATCCTGCCAAAGAATCATACATAAAAAATGGAGATTCTGAATAGACATTACCTATATTCTTTGAAGAATTTGTATCTCCTATAGGAGCCAATTTATGATTGGGCATAACAAAGAATTTCTTATTCAAATCAGCTTTCTTGATCCTATCTTTTACATCGGAATCCAATGAGATAATGCCCCCTGAAAATCTTACAAAATCCTTACATTTTTGGGTTACTAAAAAGTGGTAACCAGGTGAATTTCCCAAATGAACTCCATTTGGTGAAAAACAAAATAAAACCTGTCGCTCAAATCGCTTCGCAGCAAGTTCACAATACTTTTGCCTGATATTAGGATTAGAATTATGAATACAAAGTAAAAGAAGTGCAATATCCTGAAAAATACCATGATTATGTTTGAAAGAATAATTTTGAGGATTCTTTAGAAAAAATAATGCATTTGCACAATATAATTCTACTTTTTCTCGAAAATCATCATCTACTTTAATATACTGATTATAGTAATCCAGAAAAATTAAGATTGCGATGGTTCTTTTGGCAGTTGAATGATCCTCCCAAGCGTATCTAGTTAATAAAGGATTAAAACGCTTGTTATTATTTATCCAAGTAATAATAATATCATGTCCTTTGTGCAGGTATTCATTATTGTAATTCTGCTGATGCACAACCAATAAATCCCAAAGAATAATCAAAGAATGTGCATATAACTCATGACTATTACTGTCAAAATTTTTACTTGTTTTCCATATTGAATTAAGATCCTTTTCAATTGGCGAGAAATTAGACGATTTTATTTGGAATTCATACTTTCCTTGTAGAGATTGTTGTGCTATCCTTACCGCACTCTGGGAAGATTTAGCCATTTCCTTTGCATAAAAGTCGACCTTTTTATAATCAACTAAACTCAATTTAAATTTCTTACCAATATGAAACTCCCTTATAAAAGAGGTTCCTATAATTAGAATAAAAACAAAAATAGAATATATAGTATATACTAAATAGATTTTTTTCATTTACTTAACAGTCTTTCATACATTTTAAACATTTTTTCTTCTTCAATATTCCAATTGTATATTTTCTTTACTGCGTTTCTGCCATTTCTTCCCATTTGATCAGCTTTTTCAGGATTCTCTAATAAATATGTAATTGCTTCAGCAATTTTCATTGGATCCTTGGGGTTAACTGCTAAACCAACATCCAGCTTATTAAGCTTTCTTTTCCAATCTGGAAAATCTGAATAAATTATAGGAACTCGGCATTCCATATATTCAAATACTTTATTAGATCTTAAATTCATATGGTTTGGAATAGGTAGGTATAAGACAATTCCCGCCAATGATTTAGATACCTCCTCATATGCCTCGGAAGGAGATTTCCATCCTAAAAAGGAAACACACTCTTTATATTTTTTCAAAAAATAATTTTCGTACCCGTTATCTTCAAATCTACCAATGATTTTTAATTTAATATTATATTTTTTAGTATAATTTATAATTTGAAATGCTCTAGCGATTTCTTCAGCACCTCTAATTCTACTTACTCCTCCTAAATAGGAAATGGTGTTATCTTTATCTATTTTTTCCCATCTGTTATTTGGGTTAATTATAGGATAATTGTTTAAAACAATTTTATTGTAAAAATTCTTCAATATATCATCACCCGCCACAACAATATTATCAAAAAGAATTATAATAGCAAATTCAATTATACGATATAAAAATGAAATAATCCTTTTTAACAATAATGTGGGAATATAATCCTTATTTATTATCTGTTTAGCCACATTTTCATGAACATCATATATTACTTTTTTTCTTTTAAATATTTTTAAATAGATACCCATAAAAATTAATTCCGGATCGTG
The sequence above is a segment of the Candidatus Cloacimonadota bacterium genome. Coding sequences within it:
- a CDS encoding heparinase II/III family protein; protein product: MKKIYLVYTIYSIFVFILIIGTSFIREFHIGKKFKLSLVDYKKVDFYAKEMAKSSQSAVRIAQQSLQGKYEFQIKSSNFSPIEKDLNSIWKTSKNFDSNSHELYAHSLIILWDLLVVHQQNYNNEYLHKGHDIIITWINNNKRFNPLLTRYAWEDHSTAKRTIAILIFLDYYNQYIKVDDDFREKVELYCANALFFLKNPQNYSFKHNHGIFQDIALLLLCIHNSNPNIRQKYCELAAKRFERQVLFCFSPNGVHLGNSPGYHFLVTQKCKDFVRFSGGIISLDSDVKDRIKKADLNKKFFVMPNHKLAPIGDTNSSKNIGNVYSESPFFMYDSLAGYEIYQDIKNNYLFFRTQSILPNHLHNDVLSFLYYNKDGEIISETGFLNYTNSKERLYTKSFQAHNTIMPISSLDKGNFQIKGIIKNYAKDNSNFFTELEGIFSNGNVCRQFFMDSNQNYLIIRDSISSTSSEEWIRFFYTTDELNHIELINDFLIKVILKNGEIYYISSYKNPIMIEKGKVNPWIGWKAIPLRHLIPSYTITQKSNSNIFLLLAISKSIPVKFISQAKCKIAFYKGFKRNKITIYDDIVTINNAKLGLKKIQDSIIPNMQPRKKRRISYFHRNLLFFLNIFGLMFSLIVLTLFNKISENQRLVCIFASFPLLISMISIVLLFVMFVN
- a CDS encoding glycosyltransferase yields the protein MKNKIFVFTSVHRWNDIRIFQKESISLAKKYNIEFHAPADFKYKKVNGIEIFGLPLWKKVSERKDIRKELWKRIKNSDAEVFHFHDPELIFMGIYLKIFKRKKVIYDVHENVAKQIINKDYIPTLLLKRIISFLYRIIEFAIIILFDNIVVAGDDILKNFYNKIVLNNYPIINPNNRWEKIDKDNTISYLGGVSRIRGAEEIARAFQIINYTKKYNIKLKIIGRFEDNGYENYFLKKYKECVSFLGWKSPSEAYEEVSKSLAGIVLYLPIPNHMNLRSNKVFEYMECRVPIIYSDFPDWKRKLNKLDVGLAVNPKDPMKIAEAITYLLENPEKADQMGRNGRNAVKKIYNWNIEEEKMFKMYERLLSK